Genomic DNA from Modestobacter versicolor:
AAGGCCGCTCGGCTGCGCGACGACCTCGGCGCGCTGCGGCGGGCGCTGGAGAAGCAGGCCGTCGTCCTCGGTGACGGCACGGACGCCGACGTGGTCGCGTTCGCCCAGGACGAGCTGGAGGCCGCCGTCCAGGTCTTCCACGTCCGCGGCGGCCGGGTCCGCGGCCAGCGCGGCTGGATCATCGACAAGGTCGAGGACGTCACCACCGGGCAGCTGGTCGAGCAGTTCCTGCTGCAGGTCTACGGCGGCGTCGACGAGCAGACCGGCACCGGCGAGGTGGGCGACTCCGTGCCGCGGGAGGTGCTGGTCCCCGAGCTCCCCGACGACGCCGAGGTCTACGCCGAGCTGCTCAGCGAGCTGCGCGGGTCGCGCGTGTCGCTGCGCGTGCCGCAGCGCGGCGACAAGCGGAGCCTGATGGAGACCGTCGAGCGGAACGCCAAGGAGTCCTTCGCCCGGCACCGGGTGAAGCGGGCCAGCGACCTCACCGCCCGCTCGATGGCGCTGTCGGAGATCCAGGAGGCGCTCGACCTGGCCGAGGCGCCGCTGCGCATCGAGTGCATCGACATCTCGCACGTCCAGGGCACCAACGTGGTCGCCAGCATGGTGGTGTTCGAGGACGGCATGGCGAAGAAGTCGGACTACCGGCGCTTCTCGGTCGCCCAGGGCACCGACGACACCGCCGCGATGGCCGAGGTCGTCCGGCGGCGCTTCGCCCGGCACCTCAAGGACGAGGCCGACCGCCGCGACGAGCAGGGCGTCGCCGCGGAGGAGGGCCGGCCGCGCCGGTTCGCCTACCCGCCGAACCTGCTCGTCGTCGACGGCGGCGCCCCGCAGGTGGCCGCGGCCAGCCGCTCGCTCGCCGAGCTGGGCATCGTCGACGTCGCCGTCTGCGGGCTGGCCAAGCGGATGGAGGAGGTGTGGCTGCCCGACGACCCCGACCCGGTGATCCTGCCGCGCACGTCCGAGGCGCTGTACCTGCTGCAGCGGGTACGTGACGAGGCCCACCGGTTCGCCATCACCTACCACCGGCAGAAGCGATCCAGCACCATGCTCGTGTCGCTCCTGGACGACGTCCCGGGGCTCGGCGACACCCGGCGGAAGGCCCTGATGAAGCAGTTCGGATCCCTCAAGCGGCTGCGTGCGGCCTCGGTCGAGGAGCTCATGGCGGTGCCCGGCATCGGCCGGCGCACGGCCGAGGCGGTGCTGGCGGCCGTTGCCGAGCCGGTGGCGGCCGGCGCGGACCCCGACCGGGTTGCCGAGGACGCCGTCGAGCTGGAGGAGGCGCCGGTGGGCGCGGCCATGCCCGTCCGGCCGGTGCACGGCGCCGAGGCGGGGGAGAGCGCCGAGATCGGCCGGGTCCACCGGGTGGAGGGGAGCGGGGCGTGAGCGTCGACCAGCGGGCCGGGGAGCCCACCGACGCCGAGCAGGATCCCGCGGGGCCGCAGAGCGACGTCCCACCGGCCACCGACGGCGCCAGCACCGAGCTGGCACCGCTCGACGTCGTCGTCGTCACCGGGCTGTCCGGCGCGGGCAAGAACTCCGCCGGCCGGGTGCTCGAGGACCTCGGCTTCTTCGTCGTCGACAACCTGCCGCCGGCGCTGCTGCAGCCGATGGTGGAGCTCGGCGCCCGCGGCGACCTGCGCCGGTTCGCCGCCGTCGTCGACGTCCGCAGCCGGGCCTTCTCCAGCGACCTGCAGGAGGCCATCCGGCTGCTCGCCGAGGCCGGTCACCGGCCCCGCGTCGTCTACGTGCACGCCCGCAACGAGGTGCTGATCCGCCGGTACGAGTCGGTCCGCCGCGAGCACCCGCTGCAGGGCAGCGGCCGGCTCATCGACGGCATCGACGCCGAGCGCGAGCTGCTCACCGGCATCGCCGGCGAGGCCGACCTGTGGATCGACACCAGCGACCTCAACGTCCACCAGCTGCGGGCCACGCTCGAGTCGGCCTTCGTCGAGGACGGCGCCCCGCCGCAGGTGGTCGCCACTGTGCTGAGCTTCGGCTTCAAGTACGGGCTGCCGCTGGACGCCGACCTGGTCGTCGACGCCCGCTTCCTGCCCAACCCGCACTGGATCCCCGAGCTGCGCCCGATGAACGGCCGGGACACCGAGGTGCGCGAGTACGTGCTCGGCCAGGAGGACGCCCCGGCGTTCCTGGACCGCTACACCGAGGTGCTGCGGCTGCTGCTGCCCGGCTACCGGCGGGAGGGCAAGCGCTACCTGACTCTCGCCGTCGGCTGCACCGGCGGCAAGCACCGCAGCGTGGCCATCGCCGAGGAGTTCGCCCGCCGGCTCAGCGCCGAGGGCGTCCCGGCCACCGCCCGGCACCGCGACCTGGGGCGCGAGTAGTGGGGCCCGACCCGTACGGCGACGAGGCCGTGCGGCTGGCCGCACCCCCGCCCGTCCCGGTGCCGGTGGGCGGCGACCGGCGCTCGGCCGACCGGCTGCGGGTCGTGGCGCTGGGCGGGGGGCACGGGCTCGCCGCCGCGCTGACCGCCTGGCGCCGGCTGACCCGGGAGCTCACCGCGGTGGTCACCGTCGCCGACGACGGCGGCTCGTCGGGGCGCATCCGGCGCGAGATGCCGGTGCTGCCCCCGGGCGACCTGCGGATGGCCCTGGCGGCGCTGGCCGGTGAGCACCCGCGCACCCAGGAGGTGGCCCGGCTGCTGCAGCACCGCTTCGGCGGCAGCGGCGTCCTGGCCGGCCACCCGGTCGGCAACCTGATGCTCACCGGGCTCACCGAGATGCACGGCGGCGACAGCGTGCGCGCCCTCGGCGTGCTCGAGGAGCTGCTCGGCGCGCAGGGCCGGGTGCTGCCCATGGCGGAGGTCCCGCTGGACCTGGTGGCCACCGTGGCGAGCACCGACCCTGACGACCCGCAGGACACCCGGCGGATCCGCGGGCAGGTCGCGATCGCCTCCACCCCGGGGCGGGTCCGGGAGATCCGCGTCTCGCCGGCCGACCCGCCGGTGCCGGACGCCGTGCTCCGCGCGATCGCCGAGGCCGACGTCATCAGCCTCGGCCCGGGCTCCTGGTACACCTCGGTGCTGCCGCACCTGCTGGTGCCCCGGCTGCGGCAGGCGCTGGAGGACAGCCCGGCCCGGGTGGTCGTCGTGCTCAACCTGGAGCCCCAGCCGGGGGAGACCGACGGCTTCTCGCCCGAGGAGCACCTGGGGGTCCTGCTGGCCCATCTGGGGGGCGTGTCGCTGCACACGGTCATCGCCGATGCCGCTGCGGTTGTTGACCGGCGTGGTCTGCTGTCTGCTGTGCAGGGATGTGGTGCGGAACTGGTGCTCGCTCCGGTCGCCGCACCCGACGGTGCACCACGGCACGACCCCGCGCGGCTCGCCGCGGCACTGGCCTCCATGGTCGGTGCGCGGTGACCGGGCGGGGGGAGGTCGGGCACGGGGACGACGGGTGCACCGGCCAGCACACAGGGGGAAGGGAAGACCGCTGATGGCTATGACGGCGATGGTGAAGGACGAGCTCTCCCGCGTGGAGTGCACGAAGACCTCCGAGCGCAAGGCCGAGGTGACGGCGCTGCTGCGCTTCTCCGGCGGCCTGCACATCGTGGGTGGCCGCGTGGTCATCGAGGCCGAGCTCGACACCGGCTCGGTGGCCAGGCGGCTGCGGCGCGACATCAGCGAGGTGTACGGCTACACCAGCGGCGTGAGCGTGCTGGCCGGCGGCAACATCCGCCGCGGCGTGCGCTACCTGGTGCGTATCGCCAAGCACGGGGAGGGGCTGGCCCGGCAGACCGGGCTGGTCGACCAGCGGGGCCGGCCGGTGCGCGGGCTGCCGCCGTCGGTCGTCTCCGGCGGCATCGGTGACGCCGAGGCCGCGTGGCGCGGCGCCTTCCTGGCGCACGGGTCGCTGACCGAGCCGGGGCGCTCGTCGTCCCTGGAGGTCACCTGCCCGGGGCCGGAGGCGGCGATGGCGCTCGTCGGCGCCGCCCGCCGGCTGGGCATCGCCGCGAAGGCCCGCGAGGTGCGCGGCACCGACCGCGTCGTCGTCCGCGACGGCGACGCGATCAGCGCGCTGCTCACCCGGATGGGCGCCCACGACGCGGTGCTCGCCTGGGAGGAGCGGCGGATGCGCCGCGAGGTGCGGGCCACCGCCAACCGGCTGGCCAACTTCGACGACGCCAACCTGCGCCGGTCCGCCCGGGCCGCGGTCGCGGCCAGCGCCCGCGTCGAGCGGGCGCTGGAGATCCTCGCCGACGACGCCCCCGAGCACCTGCTGGTCGCCGGCCGGCTGCGGCTGGAGTTCGGTCAGGCCTCGCTGGAGGAGCTCGGCCAGCGCGCCGACCCCCCGATGACCAAGGACGCTGTTGCCGGGCGCATACGGCGTCTCCTGGCGATGGCGGACAAGCGGGCCAAGGACCTCGGCATCCCGGACACCGAGTCGGTCGTCACCGACGACATGCTCGCCCAGTAGCAGCCGCGGTCAGGCGGCCCACCGGTGCGTCGTCGCAGGTCAGGAAGACGTCCGCGACGTCTCATGGGTCTGCGGCGGCGGTCCGGACGCGGGGTCGGGCGGGTGCGCCGGGGCCGATAGGCTGACCTGGACATGTGGCCGTGCACACGCGCGGCCGACGGCGCAGCCGGGCAACACGGCCTGGCAGCACGGTCTGGGAGGTCCGCAGTGACGGTACGGGTCGGGATCAACGGGTTCGGTCGGATCGGCCGCAACTTCTACAGGGCCGCTGCCGCCAGCGGCGCGGACATCGAGATCGTGGCGGTCAACGACCTCACCACCCCCGAGACGCTCGCGCACCTGCTCAAGTACGACAGCATCCTGGGCAAGCTGCCCGAGGACGTCTCGGTCGTCGGCGACGGCATCAAGGTCGGCGGCGCCACCATCAAGGTGCTCGCCGAGCGCGACCCGGCGAACCTGCCCTGGGGCGACCTGGGCGTCGACGTCGTGGTCGAGTCCACCGGCTTCTTCACCAAGGCCGACGACGCCCGCAAGCACGTCGACGCCGGTGGGGCCAAGAAGGTCATCATCTCCGCGCCGGCCACCGGTGACGACCTCACCATCGTCATGGGCGTCAACCACGAGCAGTACGACGGCTCGCAGACGATCATCAGCAACGCGTCCTGCACCACCAACTGCCTGGCCCCGCTGGCCAAGGTGCTCAACGACGCCTTCGGCATCGAGCGTGGCCTGATGACCACGATCCACGCCTACACCGCCGACCAGAACCTGCAGGACGGCCCGCACAAGGACCTCCGCCGCGCCCGCGCTGCCGCGCTGAACATCGTCCCCACCTCCACCGGTGCGGCCAAGGCCATCGGCCTGGTGCTCCCGGAGCTCAAGGGCAAGCTCGACGGCTACGCGCTCCGCGTCCCGGTGCCGACCGGCTCGGCGACCGACCTCACCGT
This window encodes:
- the rapZ gene encoding RNase adapter RapZ, producing MSVDQRAGEPTDAEQDPAGPQSDVPPATDGASTELAPLDVVVVTGLSGAGKNSAGRVLEDLGFFVVDNLPPALLQPMVELGARGDLRRFAAVVDVRSRAFSSDLQEAIRLLAEAGHRPRVVYVHARNEVLIRRYESVRREHPLQGSGRLIDGIDAERELLTGIAGEADLWIDTSDLNVHQLRATLESAFVEDGAPPQVVATVLSFGFKYGLPLDADLVVDARFLPNPHWIPELRPMNGRDTEVREYVLGQEDAPAFLDRYTEVLRLLLPGYRREGKRYLTLAVGCTGGKHRSVAIAEEFARRLSAEGVPATARHRDLGRE
- the gap gene encoding type I glyceraldehyde-3-phosphate dehydrogenase, encoding MTVRVGINGFGRIGRNFYRAAAASGADIEIVAVNDLTTPETLAHLLKYDSILGKLPEDVSVVGDGIKVGGATIKVLAERDPANLPWGDLGVDVVVESTGFFTKADDARKHVDAGGAKKVIISAPATGDDLTIVMGVNHEQYDGSQTIISNASCTTNCLAPLAKVLNDAFGIERGLMTTIHAYTADQNLQDGPHKDLRRARAAALNIVPTSTGAAKAIGLVLPELKGKLDGYALRVPVPTGSATDLTVTLSREVTVEEVNEAYKAAAAGPLAPYLVYTDAPIVSSDIVTDPASCIYDSGLTKVFGNQVKVVGWYDNEWGYSNRLVDSVALVGSKL
- the whiA gene encoding DNA-binding protein WhiA, which codes for MTAMVKDELSRVECTKTSERKAEVTALLRFSGGLHIVGGRVVIEAELDTGSVARRLRRDISEVYGYTSGVSVLAGGNIRRGVRYLVRIAKHGEGLARQTGLVDQRGRPVRGLPPSVVSGGIGDAEAAWRGAFLAHGSLTEPGRSSSLEVTCPGPEAAMALVGAARRLGIAAKAREVRGTDRVVVRDGDAISALLTRMGAHDAVLAWEERRMRREVRATANRLANFDDANLRRSARAAVAASARVERALEILADDAPEHLLVAGRLRLEFGQASLEELGQRADPPMTKDAVAGRIRRLLAMADKRAKDLGIPDTESVVTDDMLAQ
- a CDS encoding uridine diphosphate-N-acetylglucosamine-binding protein YvcK, whose amino-acid sequence is MGPDPYGDEAVRLAAPPPVPVPVGGDRRSADRLRVVALGGGHGLAAALTAWRRLTRELTAVVTVADDGGSSGRIRREMPVLPPGDLRMALAALAGEHPRTQEVARLLQHRFGGSGVLAGHPVGNLMLTGLTEMHGGDSVRALGVLEELLGAQGRVLPMAEVPLDLVATVASTDPDDPQDTRRIRGQVAIASTPGRVREIRVSPADPPVPDAVLRAIAEADVISLGPGSWYTSVLPHLLVPRLRQALEDSPARVVVVLNLEPQPGETDGFSPEEHLGVLLAHLGGVSLHTVIADAAAVVDRRGLLSAVQGCGAELVLAPVAAPDGAPRHDPARLAAALASMVGAR
- the uvrC gene encoding excinuclease ABC subunit UvrC; translation: MPDPSTYRPAVGSIPEDPGVYKFRDPAGRVIYVGKAKSLRQRLNSYFADVWGLHPRTRQMVTTAASVEWTVVGTEVEALQLEYNWIKEFDPRFNVRYRDDKSYPSLAVTLNEEFPRLQVMRGPKRKGVRYFGPYAHAWAIRETLDTLTRVFPARTCSNGVFKRASQIGRPCLLGYIGKCAAPCVGRVSAEEHREIVDDFCDFMGGRTDQMIRRLERQMAEAAEELNYEKAARLRDDLGALRRALEKQAVVLGDGTDADVVAFAQDELEAAVQVFHVRGGRVRGQRGWIIDKVEDVTTGQLVEQFLLQVYGGVDEQTGTGEVGDSVPREVLVPELPDDAEVYAELLSELRGSRVSLRVPQRGDKRSLMETVERNAKESFARHRVKRASDLTARSMALSEIQEALDLAEAPLRIECIDISHVQGTNVVASMVVFEDGMAKKSDYRRFSVAQGTDDTAAMAEVVRRRFARHLKDEADRRDEQGVAAEEGRPRRFAYPPNLLVVDGGAPQVAAASRSLAELGIVDVAVCGLAKRMEEVWLPDDPDPVILPRTSEALYLLQRVRDEAHRFAITYHRQKRSSTMLVSLLDDVPGLGDTRRKALMKQFGSLKRLRAASVEELMAVPGIGRRTAEAVLAAVAEPVAAGADPDRVAEDAVELEEAPVGAAMPVRPVHGAEAGESAEIGRVHRVEGSGA